One window from the genome of Nicotiana tomentosiformis chromosome 5, ASM39032v3, whole genome shotgun sequence encodes:
- the LOC104090937 gene encoding diacylglycerol kinase 2, which yields MVDISVSLLRLLNSWYYFGSYIFAWLVTGSLGLLAVIYVFLKWQRKTSLNWVKAAAVAKKQVWEKLKVPLSHHTWIEDFAYGVQPSTCSVCLTSLVSPHTLGTKAASRFPVHRCAICGVAAHFRCSQFAAKDCKCVAQAGLSHVRHHWSERWTDLDENPEMSAFCFYCDEPCGVPFLDASPTWYCLWCQRLIHVKCHAKMSEESGDICDLGPLRRLILSPLYVKDVEAETKDGAILSSLADKMNTNGHIRRKRHRNKHGNDLINGKAQGSCAAKRALEYVIRSLVALKLSNNEKNNGYSIKCNKLGGRKGSQNGLAWNKQESRILGRSKKYALVDLPHDARPLLVFINTKSGAQNGPALRRRLNMLLNPVQVFELGQSQGPEAGLELFSNLQYFRVLVCGGDGTVAWVLDAIERHNFESPPPVAVLPLGTGNDLSRVLQWGGGFAMVEGQGGLRPFLHDLNHAAVTMLDRWKVNITEEKSAHDTPKVQSKFMLNYLGIGCDAKVAYEFHMNREENPEKFNSQFVNKLRYAKEGARDIMGRTCADLPWQVWLEVDGKDVEIPKDTEGLIVLNIGSYMGGVDLWQNDFEHDDDFNDQSMHDKVLEVVSVSGAWHLGKLQVGLSQARRLAQGGTVKIHASSPFPVQIDGEPFIQQPGCLEITHHEQMFMLKKASGSNGPRGHAAAIMTEVLVDAECKDLITAAQKKVLLQQIALQLS from the exons ATGGTTGATATCAGTGTTTCATTATTGAGGTTGCTGAACAGTTGGTATTATTTTGGTTCCTATATCTTTGCATGGTTGGTTACCGGATCTCTTGGACTCCTGGCAGTCATATATGTTTTTCTTAAATGGCAACGGAAGACATCTCTCAATTGGGTTAAAGCTGCTGCTGTAGCAAAGAAGCAAGTGTGGGAGAAGCTGAAGGTTCCCTTATCCCATCATACATGGATTGAAGATTTTGCTTATGGTGTACAGCCTTCCACATGCAGCGTGTGCCTCACATCACTCGTTTCTCCGCATACCTTAGGTACAAAAGCTGCATCACGATTTCCAGTTCATCGTTGCGCTATTTGTGGTGTCGCAGCCCATTTTCGTTGTTCTCAGTTTGCCGCAAAGGATTGCAAGTGTGTTGCACAGGCTGGTTTAAGCCATGTCCGGCACCATTGGTCTGAAAGATGGACCGACTTGGATGAGAATCCTGAGATGTCTGCCTTTTGTTTCTACTGTGATGAACCTTGTGGTGTGCCTTTCCTTGATGCATCTCCAACTTGGTATTGTTTATGGTGTCAACGATTGATACATGTCAAATGCCATGCCAAGATGTCTGAAGAATCTGGTGATATTTGTGATCTGGGTCCTCTCAGAAGGCTTATTCTTTCTCCACTCTATGTTAAAGATGTAGAAGCTGAAACTAAAGATGGTGCAATCTTAAGTTCTCTGGCAGATAAAATGAATACCAATGGGCACATCAGACGAAAGCGTCATCGGAACAAACATGGAAATGACCTCATAAATGGTAAAGCGCAAGGCAGTTGTGCTGCAAAAAGAGCTTTGGAATATGTGATTAGATCCCTGGTGGCTTTGAAGCTTTCCAACAATGAGAAGAATAACGGCTACTCTATAAAATGTAACAAGCTGGGTGGCAGAAAAGGTAGCCAGAATGGGTTGGCCTGGAACAAGCAGGAAAGTAGAATCTTGGGCAGATCTAAAAAGTATGCGCTAGTGGATTTGCCTCATGATGCTAGACctcttttagttttcattaacACTAAAAGCGGAGCTCAAAATGGTCCTGCTCTTAGAAGGAGATTAAACATGCTGTTGAATCCTGTTCAG GTATTTGAACTTGGTCAGTCCCAAGGACCTGAAGCTGGTTTAGAATTATTTAGTAACTTGCAATACTTTCGGGTCTTGGTCTGTGGTGGTGATGGGACTGTTGCTTGGGTCCTTGATGCTATTGAGCGGCATAACTTTGAGTCACCTCCACCAGTAGCAGTTCTTCCTTTGGGAACTGGAAATGATTTGTCTAGGGTCCTGCAATGGGGTGGTGGATTTGCAATGGTTGAAGGGCAAGGTGGATTAAGACCCTTTCTGCACGATTTGAACCATGCTGCCGTTACAATGCTTGATCGTTGGAAAGTCAACATAACTGAAGAAAAATCTGCTCATGACACCCCTAAGGTGCAATCAAAGTTCATGCTGAATTACTTGG GTATAGGATGTGATGCAAAGGTTGCATATGAATTTCATATGAACAGGGAAGAAAACCCTGAGAAGTTTAATAGTCAG TTTGTAAATAAATTGCGATATGCAAAAGAAGGTGCTAGAGATATAATGGGCAGAACTTGTGCAGATTTGCCATGGCAAGTATGGCTTGAAGTTGATGGGAAGGACGTAGAGATCCCCAAG GATACTGAGGGCTTGATTGTGCTGAATATCGGTAGCTATATGGGTGGAGTTGATCTGTGGCAAAATGATTTCGAGCATGACGATGACTTCAACGACCAGTCGATGCATGACAAAGTACTTGAAGTTGTTAGTGTTTCTGGAGCATGGCACCTTGGCAAGCTACAG GTAGGACTTTCTCAAGCGAGGAGGCTAGCCCAAGGGGGAACTGTAAAGATACATGCTTCTAGTCCTTTCCCCGTTCAAATTGATGGGGAGCCTTTCATACAGCAACCGGGTTGTTTAGAAATAACACATCATGAACAG ATGTTCATGCTGAAGAAGGCGTCAGGGTCCAACGGGCCTAGAGGTCACGCGGCTGCAATTATGACAGAGGTTTTGGTGGATGCTGAATGTAAAGATCTCATAACTGCTGCTCAAAAGAAGGTACTTCTTCAGCAGATTGCTCTCCAGCTTTCTTGA